The following are encoded in a window of Oreochromis aureus strain Israel breed Guangdong linkage group 10, ZZ_aureus, whole genome shotgun sequence genomic DNA:
- the mat2b gene encoding methionine adenosyltransferase 2 subunit beta isoform X1, protein MSYAGAELRILFSPGRVQLVQEELLVGAPRVLVTGATGLLGRAVCREFHSAGWTVIGTGYRRARPRLLRCDLTDEDAVRGLLHEYKPDVIVHCAAERRPDVMERHTEAAVNLNVHATSTLAKEAATCGALFLYISTDYVFDGRNPPYGEDDSPNPLNVYGRSKLEGERETLRHCPGAVVLRVPVLFGEVESVTESVVTSLYLKVQEASEESCTLDHVLQRFPTDARDVAAVCRKLSERARQDLSIRGIFHFSGKEQMTKYEMAVAIAQAFNLPSSHLIPLTEQPAASALRPINSQLNCSRLELLNLSVEPRPFTSAIIDCLWPFTPDKRWRQTVFH, encoded by the exons ATGAGCTACGCAGGCGCAGAACTAAGGATTCTGTTCAGTCCGGGGCGCGTGCAGCTTGTTCAG GAGGAGTTGCTTGTGGGGGCACCACGGGTCCTGGTTACCGGGGCGACAGGCCTCCTGGGGCGAGCGGTGTGCCGAGAGTTTCACAGCGCTGGATGGACCGTCATCGGGACGGGATATAGGAGAGCCAGGCCCCGCCTTCTGCGCTGTGACCTCACAGACGAGGACGCCGTCAGAGGACTGCTGCACGAATACAAG CCTGATGTGATCGTCCACTGTGCGGCCGAGAGGCGTCCAGATGTTATGGAGAGACACACGGAAGCAGCTGTTAATCTGAACGTGCACGCCACGAGCACACTCGCCAAGGAGGCAG CCACCTGCGGGGCGCTCTTCCTCTACATCAGCACCGACTACGTGTTTGACGGCAGGAATCCTCCGTACGGAGAGGACGACAGTCCAAACCCACTCAACGTTTATGGGCGGAGCAAACTGGAGGGGGAGAGGGAGACCCTGCGCCACTGTCCAG GTGCGGTGGTACTGCGGGTGCCTGTTCTGTTTGGGGAGGTGGAGTCGGTGACGGAGAGCGTGGTGACGTCGTTGTACCTGAAGGTTCAGGAGGCATCGGAGGAGAGCTGCACGCTGGATCACGTCTTGCAGAGATTCCCCACTGACGCCCGAGATGTCGCCGCCGTCTGCAGGAAGCTGTCTGAGAGAGCGCGACAG GACCTGTCCATCAGAGGAATCTTTCACTTCTCTGGGAAAGAGCAGATGACCAAATATGAGATGGCGGTCGCCATCGCTCAGGCCTTCAACCTGCCGTCCAGCCACCTCATACCT CTGACCGAGCAGCCGGCGGCGTCGGCTCTTCGTCCAATCAACAGTCAGTTAAACTGTTCTCGTCTGGAGCTGCTGAACCTGAGCGTGGAACCACGACCTTTCACCTCCGCCATTATCGACTGTCTGTGGCCGTTCACGCCCGACAAACGCTGGAGACAGACAGTCTTCCACTGA
- the mat2b gene encoding methionine adenosyltransferase 2 subunit beta isoform X3: MSYAGAELRILFSPGRVQLVQEELLVGAPRVLVTGATGLLGRAVCREFHSAGWTVIGTGYRRARPRLLRCDLTDEDAVRGLLHEYKPDVIVHCAAERRPDVMERHTEAAVNLNVHATSTLAKEAATCGALFLYISTDYVFDGRNPPYGEDDSPNPLNVYGRSKLEGERETLRHCPGAVVLRVPVLFGEVESVTESVVTSLYLKVQEASEESCTLDHVLQRFPTDARDVAAVCRKLSERARQDLSIRGIFHFSGKEQMTKYEMAVAIAQAFNLPSSHLIPV, encoded by the exons ATGAGCTACGCAGGCGCAGAACTAAGGATTCTGTTCAGTCCGGGGCGCGTGCAGCTTGTTCAG GAGGAGTTGCTTGTGGGGGCACCACGGGTCCTGGTTACCGGGGCGACAGGCCTCCTGGGGCGAGCGGTGTGCCGAGAGTTTCACAGCGCTGGATGGACCGTCATCGGGACGGGATATAGGAGAGCCAGGCCCCGCCTTCTGCGCTGTGACCTCACAGACGAGGACGCCGTCAGAGGACTGCTGCACGAATACAAG CCTGATGTGATCGTCCACTGTGCGGCCGAGAGGCGTCCAGATGTTATGGAGAGACACACGGAAGCAGCTGTTAATCTGAACGTGCACGCCACGAGCACACTCGCCAAGGAGGCAG CCACCTGCGGGGCGCTCTTCCTCTACATCAGCACCGACTACGTGTTTGACGGCAGGAATCCTCCGTACGGAGAGGACGACAGTCCAAACCCACTCAACGTTTATGGGCGGAGCAAACTGGAGGGGGAGAGGGAGACCCTGCGCCACTGTCCAG GTGCGGTGGTACTGCGGGTGCCTGTTCTGTTTGGGGAGGTGGAGTCGGTGACGGAGAGCGTGGTGACGTCGTTGTACCTGAAGGTTCAGGAGGCATCGGAGGAGAGCTGCACGCTGGATCACGTCTTGCAGAGATTCCCCACTGACGCCCGAGATGTCGCCGCCGTCTGCAGGAAGCTGTCTGAGAGAGCGCGACAG GACCTGTCCATCAGAGGAATCTTTCACTTCTCTGGGAAAGAGCAGATGACCAAATATGAGATGGCGGTCGCCATCGCTCAGGCCTTCAACCTGCCGTCCAGCCACCTCATACCT GTTTAA
- the mat2b gene encoding methionine adenosyltransferase 2 subunit beta isoform X2: MPGLGSACSQEELLVGAPRVLVTGATGLLGRAVCREFHSAGWTVIGTGYRRARPRLLRCDLTDEDAVRGLLHEYKPDVIVHCAAERRPDVMERHTEAAVNLNVHATSTLAKEAATCGALFLYISTDYVFDGRNPPYGEDDSPNPLNVYGRSKLEGERETLRHCPGAVVLRVPVLFGEVESVTESVVTSLYLKVQEASEESCTLDHVLQRFPTDARDVAAVCRKLSERARQDLSIRGIFHFSGKEQMTKYEMAVAIAQAFNLPSSHLIPLTEQPAASALRPINSQLNCSRLELLNLSVEPRPFTSAIIDCLWPFTPDKRWRQTVFH, translated from the exons ATGCCCGGTCTTGGGTCCGCGTGCTCGCAG GAGGAGTTGCTTGTGGGGGCACCACGGGTCCTGGTTACCGGGGCGACAGGCCTCCTGGGGCGAGCGGTGTGCCGAGAGTTTCACAGCGCTGGATGGACCGTCATCGGGACGGGATATAGGAGAGCCAGGCCCCGCCTTCTGCGCTGTGACCTCACAGACGAGGACGCCGTCAGAGGACTGCTGCACGAATACAAG CCTGATGTGATCGTCCACTGTGCGGCCGAGAGGCGTCCAGATGTTATGGAGAGACACACGGAAGCAGCTGTTAATCTGAACGTGCACGCCACGAGCACACTCGCCAAGGAGGCAG CCACCTGCGGGGCGCTCTTCCTCTACATCAGCACCGACTACGTGTTTGACGGCAGGAATCCTCCGTACGGAGAGGACGACAGTCCAAACCCACTCAACGTTTATGGGCGGAGCAAACTGGAGGGGGAGAGGGAGACCCTGCGCCACTGTCCAG GTGCGGTGGTACTGCGGGTGCCTGTTCTGTTTGGGGAGGTGGAGTCGGTGACGGAGAGCGTGGTGACGTCGTTGTACCTGAAGGTTCAGGAGGCATCGGAGGAGAGCTGCACGCTGGATCACGTCTTGCAGAGATTCCCCACTGACGCCCGAGATGTCGCCGCCGTCTGCAGGAAGCTGTCTGAGAGAGCGCGACAG GACCTGTCCATCAGAGGAATCTTTCACTTCTCTGGGAAAGAGCAGATGACCAAATATGAGATGGCGGTCGCCATCGCTCAGGCCTTCAACCTGCCGTCCAGCCACCTCATACCT CTGACCGAGCAGCCGGCGGCGTCGGCTCTTCGTCCAATCAACAGTCAGTTAAACTGTTCTCGTCTGGAGCTGCTGAACCTGAGCGTGGAACCACGACCTTTCACCTCCGCCATTATCGACTGTCTGTGGCCGTTCACGCCCGACAAACGCTGGAGACAGACAGTCTTCCACTGA